GACCATCTATGTGTCAGGTAAACTAAAAGATCACCGACTAAGCGACCctgacggaaaccgtactggtgGTCACTAATCAGCTGGTGCTTCTCAGGTACTGCAGAAGCCGGCAGTTTATAagggactccattaccttggagaacaaagAGGTGATAGCAATAGGCCTATAACTGGACGAGTCTGAGCGACTGCCTTTTATCGGGGCAAcaaaagcagtcttccaggagtaaGGGACGACGCCTAATGGCGGAAAAAACGTGTTAAAACTGGTGCGAAATCCGAAGCACATCCTAAAAAATCTGCTTACTCCTACAAGGTATGGGCCAATCGCCGTCCCTGTGCAGAGACGAAAAAGAAGGCTGATAGAAATTCCCTAAGATAGCCTTAGCAAGGGACCAGAACACATGTGTTCCTGAAGGAAGGCGCACCAGACTCttgccaattctgccaatgtactccgtcttcacCTTAGCAATGGCATTTTTAAATGAACTCGAAgaagagttatattcctttctaaATGCGCTGATATTTACATTTACGAGACACCGATGCATTAACCCAGGCGTTCCCGCTTTCGGCGTGACGCTGTTTTGCAGAAACATCCAAACTAAGACTGGGACCTGCTATCGATGGGCACTGCAGAATCAACAACaacggatcatccggcgagaaacaaatcTGCCCCCATGAGTAAGATGCAAAGAAgaaccgcatcccatcccaatcttcTAACCTGTAGTGCCAGACTCTACTGCAGCCCACAAAACGAGGCCGTGAGGAGCGCACAACCGGCATTGTATTCCAGATCCAGCCTGGGATATGCAGCGTGACATTATCactgtatgtatattatcaaAAGGTTGTCACATAAATGTTTTCTtagattttaaacattaatttttgggcgaaatttaaaatttgtaaaatctaaaattttatttgaacagtTGGGTTAAATGTGCCTTTTGCTACGTAGAAGTTTTAACAAcatgattatttaatgtatatttaataagttatagctACATTAAGTATCTGCTGTTTTAACCAGCtctaataaaactgtaataggTGCAAACTTTGTACTGTCTATAGTGATATGTCTGTATAGAAAAATTTAGAATGTGGTACCATCTATTGTACGTTGATATCTTCACGCAAGTGCCAAACagcaattgtattttaattgaaccGGTTGTACAATAGAAActttaaatacgaatataacaacataaatcactgaaattattttgcgcaatatataaattattttcacatcAGCTATCGAGATGAAACATCCTGCCATATATTATTTGGTCgctaaatctttatttttttttatcagtcaaACACAGATATTTATAGAGAACCctgaatatgtaaaatttacaatcaataaaaatgaatgcaCTACTTAAATCTATAATCATTCGGATCTATTCTTTTTGATCAGTATTCAAACTCAGTCTGTACTAGAACTTGTATTAGAtctcataaattttataacttaaacattttgtttaatataaagtattaaataaaatcaaattaacataTCAATAGTTAATTGTTCACAAAGTCTAAAAGTGTATATTTAATACTGTATTAAAAGAGTACTGTGATATGAAAATGGAGAAGTTATTTCTTAGGAGAGCAACTAATATTCTAAGTCTCAATAGTGTAAAGGTAAATACAAACTGTCATCCCTCATTTGTTAGTCCTTATCCCATATATTTTGGGGCGCAAGCAGGGAATAAACTATATCGCCTTTGACTAAGATATCCTTCTCACTTTCACATGTTATGGCTAACAAAGTCCCATGTTTTTTCAAGCCTCTCTTATCATCCACGTCCATACTAACCATTCATCTTATAATATGCAATTCAtccaaacacacacacacaacatcCTAGAATAACCAGCTCTTTGTTCCATCAATACTTACTACTACTTTAAAACTTCCTCTAATTTACTGTATTATGATTCGTAATATTAATGAACTAactaatcattaaattaagtaactaatCGTAATATTGAAGTTATTGaattgttctttttatttatcgttaaaaataaaatgataattaagtattattatataataaaacgttttcTATTCATATAGTATTCGTAAATAAACTTGAGCATCTTTTCACATTATCTCAAGGGTTTAATGTATCAAAGAAGTAATGCTATTGGTTACTATTAGATACACTTTCGATATGTTACcgtttagaaaatatatatgtatataaaaattttacaagtaaaatacaaatacgaCTAGCTGATAAACTACCGATAACATTTTTCTACATTGAGAGTCAACTCAACAGACTCTTATCTTAAAAGATCTATCATAAATCAAAAAGTAGTTTCCGTAAAAACCcgattattgtatgtatttttctatcatacaataattttaaagtgtCTTTTAAATTGTCAATAACAATTGTCGACGGAAAATGCTCTAGATAACATTggtgtcattattattaaataaactacggATAAGCAACACTCACCTTCACATTTCCtttctttacattttatctTGTTAGCGGTATTGTTTCCATAACTGTTTCACTTCATTTTCTCATTAACATAAACccatttgattatttaaaaaaaaataaacaaagctgAAACAAACAgccaaatatatttcattgttagaaatattattctactgaactaattaaattaaagtatattatacgtCTGTATTTACTAATGTGGTTGCTCGCGGCTTCTTCTTTGTCTCGTTTAATATATCCGCCATTAAAgcgtaacattttattatttgttattgtggAATTTTAATACGAAGCAATCCTTATTGGCCACATATACGCCAAAATGTAAAGTGTGAACTAATTGTACCGACTCTGAAACACTAATAACGGGCGCCGCAAAGAGactaatataaatttgactCGGCTTAAACGGCTATGTGACTATAAAATCTGTTAATGCACGTACGGCTTACAGCGCTACCATGCTGTCTTGTGCTAGCTAATACCAGACACGGGGACTAATTAGAATTTGGTGACACGCCCAACGGAGCAAAGTAATTTACGAACTACGTACAGTCAGaacaatcattaaaaatatttttttaagatttttttgggTGTAAGGATGATCAAAGAGAaatttattcatacataaaaGTGGGTGTGtaaattgaaacaatatatatcttcataatatatatgaataatatgttGTAATTTATGGACATGAGAGAAATAAACGATTCCTATTTTTCGgtgaatttcaaaaaaatatgtatttttataatatatgctaTATTCCATATTTGTCAAATGGTTGATTAtaggattataattttttatgaagaTTACTTATATCTATTCCTTAGCTTaaagttattgtaattattttgttgccGGTTTCATTACCGGCTCTAATGCGATTTTAAATCAATGCAATGCAGTTTACACCTTAGTTAGTGACTAGAAATAGGCTTTAGCGAAAAGGCACTGCAGTTAAAAACGTTCTTTCGAGTTGCACATAATTAgaacgttataataaaaaataatcttaaataatagtaatgtcTTCTGACGAAGAAAGTGATGTAAGTACCTCTTAACAGCATTTTCGCGTGATCATTTATCGCAAAGcttaaagcaaattaaaaatgtataaaatacgaTTGAGATTGTTTTAAGCACGCAACGatattaaatcatttgtttACGCTTGCTTCGCTTCACTAAAAACCCCAGTAATGTTTATAGTTCTGTGACATGATCGTGCTCAATAAAGTcctcataaaataatatgcaggcagaatatttaatcataaatcaaaTAGCTTTAAGCGTTAAAAGGCCAAACAGTCCTTGATCTGCTGCAGTGCAGAGTGCTTGCGTATTTTTGCAAAACATAAACTTAACTTGAAACCAAAAATGCTGAAGGCTATGATTAAACGTGCTTTGAAAAAAGATGACGAAACAGTGCTTATAACAAAGACACTATCGCGTTTAGAAGTAGGCATTCTCATCGCTTTCGCTAACGCTATATACGTGGGACGAGATACATTATTCTGTTTACTTTATTTAGCAGAAGGAAACAGCATCGAAGTCCCGAGGCAATCTTGTGGAAGATGAAGCGCTCGATTGGCTCAAACCTCGGGCACTGTTGAAACCTGATGATCAGGAAGACGTTCCGGAAGCTGTGAGTAACGTTTTCGTAGCACATTTATAGGTGTTACATATTTTGGCTATTATTGTGCAGCTGGCTCCACCGTTTTGCTTGcatttattatcaattactCAAAACACGTCTGGTTTTTATAAGCGCGTTCAGACATATAGACTctgattctttattttttattattagtttagaaTGCAGAATTTTACTTCACATTATTAAGTCACTTGACGTTTAATGtactttaactttataaaattagatatattcatgatttatgtatattattagaaaGCAAACTATAGTATGTACCAGCATTTTTTGTACTAAGTACTTTAACAAAGAAATACCGTTAGATATAAATTGAACGGGTCTTATATACACATACGTTTGAAGGtctatatgtttttattctgtgtttttatctttttctatGATTTTGTCTCTGTAAGTTATTTGTGGATAAGTAATATGTTATCGCAGTATTAAATGTGATTGATATCatcagataattttttttacttcacgATATCCTTATAAATTTCGAGAAttaagcaatatatttttaggatcTCGAAGAAGAAGTAGGTCGCGTCTTAACAACAATTAATCCGCAATGGGTCGCTGATGAAGTAGCATATCACTATGGGCAGGGAAGGTTTTTAAGAAAAGCGAGACCCACGTTTGGAAAAGCCTATCCTTTATATGTCTATCAAGGCACAGCAATACGGAAAGATTCAGAAGAAGCGAAAGCCCAAATCGCAGCAGGCTATGGTAACTTAACAttactatttgtattttacattacattaaataaaatattaaacggaGATTTTTAGTCTTGCTTTTACAGTGAAATTAATAGCAttgattaaaattcaattacaattataGAAGCAGAaagctagtaaaatataatatttttctggaAATTAtaattgagtttatttaataCCAGTAAcacaattatacttttaataaaaaataagtctttactttactttatttaactaCCAAAGTAATATCAAAACAGGTATGGTTGGTTTTGACGACGCTGGTCCTAAGCGAGCAAAAGTTAAGAAATCTAAagcagaagaagaagaagaggaGGAACCGGAGCCCGACACTCAACCTGCTGAAGAAGCTAAGCCGGAAGGTAGTTTTGGCAACTGACTTATATGTATCCTACTAGACAAGAATATTCATGCAAataatttgttcaaatattaGTTAGCGTTAAAATTAAAGTTCGCTGCAGCGCTACATGTTTATTATGTCATTTAATCAAACTTTTAAAACATACGTGCTTGATCGCTTATAGAGAATAGTTTTCTCGCGCCCAAAACGTAGACGCCTGGAATTTCATGACACTTACGTGTTTAATTCAACGTAGTATAACAATATGTCATCCGTATAGATTTAACATCGCAGAAGTGACAGCTTTTTTACCTTCAAAACTTTATTGAGTCACGTAAACAAAGTGCGCACGTAAATACACTACACACTGTCGTTTTATGAGCCACTACACAAACAATGCctgaatttgttattaaaacagtACCGCTCATCGCGTCGACTAGTAAACTTAAAAGTTAATGCTTTagatttaacaatttacaacaCAATTTCTTGCTTTAAataactcaaataaataaaaaatcgaataaataaaataaatcaaataattacatTCATTTCGTTCAAAAGAGGATGCAGCAGATGAAGAAAGGCCTAAAGAGCAAGTCGATGAACAAGAAGTAGTGCAACCTGAAGTTGCCGACGAAGAAACTGAGGCGGTAGCCGACGAAGGTGGTGAAGAAGCTGCTACTGAAgaaagtaagtatattttttcagaCCAACTTATACCTAACGTAATTCAACGTAAAAGGGCAAAAGTGTCTTATACtgaaaaaaatcgtaaattggATGTAAATTGGTTTCAACCGATGCAActactgaaaattaaattttctatatatgtacAACCCCTGCATGACTTGTAATAGGTCTTAGCATGTTTCGAAGTGGCAAAATTTCATGGTGAACACCTTAATTAATTGTAACTCGATATCCAAAACATATACGAACAATAGTTATCgtactcttttttaatttaaccttttaaaattcctatttaaataaaatcatgattTACAAATTAACAGAAGAGGAAGGTGAAGCCCAGGTTGaggaaaaaattgaaataaaaccacGAGTTAAGAAACTTGCAAATCAGTTCAATTTTTGCGAGAGAGCTGCGCTAACGTATACTTTCCCGAGAAGGGTTAGTAattcgtattattaatattttcattttctgaCAAACATACATACCTTGACTAATAGTTATCATATCTATAGTCCGTGGACACACAAACAATTCCGCCACCACGGGCCAATTATGGAGCAACTGGTCTCCAATGTATCATCTTCGATTACTATCAAGAAGACTACGCTAAAAAGCAACGAGAGAAGGAAGAGGAAAAACCGAAAAGGgtaaattttctttttcctGTACAAAATCCtcgtgataaatattttatagtaaattaggttataaaatgtattttcttttttagcTGCGTAAAAAAGCAGCAAAGCATGCGAAGTCTGCGCAGCAAATTCACGATGAGCAACTCGCGCAACGCATTCGTGAGGCGTGGACGATACTTGAACGATTGGTCAACCAAAACATTTACGATGACATCGGTAAGTAtgaaccaaaaatatatataatatgtatagatatagtgTATGTTATTGATTAAAAGATATTAGAATGATAAAAGTGAAATTATCAATCATTAcgaaatacataatttgaaaGCAACGCTTTTCCGTAAcgcttatttttgtttgaataatttgacaaatttaATCTCTCattgttcaatttttttaaaataaaccatagGAAAGCAAGGGAGGTCCTACAAGTTGTATGAGCTAGATAATCGCCCTGAAAATCGAAAACAAAACCTATACGGACATAATTCATATAACACTATAATTTTGTTCTAGCTCAAGACTACCGCTATTGGGACGATCCTTCCGATGAATTTCGTGAAGGTATGGGGTCTCTGTTACCCCTGTGGAAGTTTCAGTTTGAACCGATGCGTAATCACGCTGTTTGTGAAGTGCAGTGGAATCCGCACTACCAAGACTTGTTCGCAGTAGCTTATGGATCGTGTGAGTCATATGTATTCATTAGTCATAATggaaattatatgtttattttgctaTCTATACACTATACTTAATAACGAcctagaaaattttattaaccttgtagaaaatattattaatagaatctTCTAGGTCGTTATCCGTTACACGAGAAACGGTATACCATCCACATAGGTAGTTATCGAGCAATATAAtgcttatatttatagataatccTTAATGCAAGATTAGCAAACAAAATATCGGTGAAGATTCCTTTGTATATAAGAATCTTAAGAGGTGGACATATGTCGTTGAAGTTGCTCGATTGGGCGTTACCGATCACAATATAGCACGCGGAAACGACACACCTATGTAATTACAGAAAAAAGTGTCACAGATCCGTTCAGCACAGCGTCTGGTCTTGTCGTCTCCAGATTTAGCGAATTCGTGacaaaaaacaatgtatttaaaaagatattctgCAAATACTGATATActccaaatatttataataactatttacaacaaaaaaaaacctaataaatcGAGAGTGtgctttgcatatttattttattacatctaattgtttacatttatttctttaaacgaGGAGAGAACTATAAATGTCACCTgggtaaacaataattttgctATTTCACGTATATCCACGTCTCAAGGCAAGATCCATCGTCAACAAGGCCTCGCAGCCAATTGTCCGGCATATGGAACCTCTGGAATAGCTCAATTTGAGGgcgtattataaatttatatttttgtcgtctttattattttaggaaGCAAGTAAAACTGATTCctaaatattgtgtatattaattttattcatataattaagtatattgttttaatgattattCAAAACGCTGaaaaatttgatgatttttataaaagttttctaaattattattctattgtaCGAAGTTCCTTCAAtagtaaaatcttatataaagtCTCAATAATCGGAGTTAGTATTTTTTCTGTGTCATAAGAGTAAGTAAGTTTTGGTGACGCGATCGCGTTCTTCTAAGACCCACGTCATCTTAATCTACTTTTTTCACAGTGGATTTTACGCAACAACAAAAAGAGGGATGTCTCTGTCTCTACAGTATAAAAAATCCAGCATTTCCAGAATATTCCGTTATAACAGATTCTCCGATTATATGTCTTGACGTTTATAAGGAAACGCCTTATCTCGTTTGTGTCGGTAAGTAATGTTTcactttgatgttttatttacttgcaAAAATTAATAGAGTTGTATTATAGGCCGCTACGATGGCAACGTATGCGTTTATAACGCACAATTGACATTGGAATCTAGTTATCAATATAAATCGGATTCCGTGAGAGATAAACACAGCAACATTGTGTGGGAGGTAAATATCATTGATCAGCTTAATTTCATTAGTAGCTTGCAgataatacgtaatatatattataaggtcTAGGTCAGGTTTTTGAAACCAAACGCAGATTTTACTTGGGCTTTGTTTCGCTTTGTGTTCGAATTTGAAGagtaaatgagccagtgttactagcCACTACAGGCATTAAAATCtcggttcccaaggttgatgtcgCATTGGCGCTTACCTATAGTAtattctcaatttgtttttgataattttatgtatgtacgcaaaaacataaatgatttttccagaaattgtgacgtacattccaTTAATACTAGGAACACATGGTTAGTagctcttttttggggcaatatatacgtttttataacaagatcccagaaaacgttcaaaattattcaattataaagttcaaaagaatcgttaaagagcgtttgtgtgctaaaggatattacaacactaataactttttagttgattgcacaccttgggaatgagatgatcgcctccaggctgcttcaaatcaaaaatatatttattattgtacatgtaacatgaaaaaaaaaagataaaaaaaagaataaatcccgctgagttttttttgccggttcttctcaggtccgaggtgttaaattccgaaccagAAGCaggtgtaaacacttctatattgaataaagattttttactttgactttgactataatattatctaggtaaaaataaaaacagtttttcagtcaataTATCAGTGCAAGACACGCGAAATAAATGTctcataaatttgtttttatttttatcatcgtGAGGCTTTATCTTAAGGAAAAGCTAGGATACACAACAGGCAACTCGCTATACTAGATTTtcgttatatataacttaaaatttacgtatttattttttattgaaacaaattatcataaacaattgttataccaattatacaataatatatgattGTTCAAAAATTATTGTAGTTATGGATATTTTAACCCAATGATACTGGCCCTTTCACGTTAAATGATTATCGGCGTGAATTAACATGAACGAGTGAGCTTGTGCTTACAAAACGTCTGAATGTGCATGATAGGACTAAGGGTAATGACATTAGtagtttattgtttaaaaaaaaaattacgtatagGGGCGCGCCTTTATTAGTGAATAGATCTGTAATATAACTACTCAAACccgatatatattaatttattttaatgaaggcGTTCCAATCAAGTACTATGTAAtggttcttattttaaattgctcATAATTTCTTTGAACCGTATCAGATCCGTTGGGGAGCTCGTCTAATAGACGGCGAAGCGTCGTTCTTTTCGATTTCTGGTGATGGACGCGTGGTCCAGTGGGCCGTGATGCCGGGAGAATTGCAAGCCACTACCATCATCACACTGCATTCTAGTGTCGCTCCCATTCCTGGACCTGATGGAACTCTACTTACTGTCAACAGTATGTATTATTACTTACTGAATTGTTGATTTATATGCTTTATTGAATTTAGTTGGATATATAGTCATATATCTAGCCCATTTATAAGGGTTtgctaaataaaatgtaataagtagTACCAACCGGTTAATTTTCCACTGCAAACAAATTACTCCTCCCCTTTGAGTA
The window above is part of the Vanessa tameamea isolate UH-Manoa-2023 chromosome 18, ilVanTame1 primary haplotype, whole genome shotgun sequence genome. Proteins encoded here:
- the LOC113398994 gene encoding dynein intermediate chain 2, ciliary isoform X1; translation: MLKAMIKRALKKDDETVLITKTLSRLEQKETASKSRGNLVEDEALDWLKPRALLKPDDQEDVPEADLEEEVGRVLTTINPQWVADEVAYHYGQGRFLRKARPTFGKAYPLYVYQGTAIRKDSEEAKAQIAAGYGMVGFDDAGPKRAKVKKSKAEEEEEEEPEPDTQPAEEAKPEEDAADEERPKEQVDEQEVVQPEVADEETEAVADEGGEEAATEEKEEGEAQVEEKIEIKPRVKKLANQFNFCERAALTYTFPRRSVDTQTIPPPRANYGATGLQCIIFDYYQEDYAKKQREKEEEKPKRLRKKAAKHAKSAQQIHDEQLAQRIREAWTILERLVNQNIYDDIAQDYRYWDDPSDEFREGMGSLLPLWKFQFEPMRNHAVCEVQWNPHYQDLFAVAYGSLDFTQQQKEGCLCLYSIKNPAFPEYSVITDSPIICLDVYKETPYLVCVGRYDGNVCVYNAQLTLESSYQYKSDSVRDKHSNIVWEIRWGARLIDGEASFFSISGDGRVVQWAVMPGELQATTIITLHSSVAPIPGPDGTLLTVNSCGSCICFHPEKPDIFMVGTEDGMIHTCSLKYNRNYVRSVQGHHMPVYRIHYNYFNNSIYASCSGDWRVKIWEDGRDEPLFMFELGSPVGDVKWAPYSSTVFAACTADGKVYVYDLNVNKYRPICVQAIVSKKTKKLTRIDFNRQLPIVVCGDTKGTCHVVKLSPNLRVMCKPPKKAQGIDQRSLQIMKLDKLLSLVRDPPFQTGVVDEKFDDD
- the LOC113398994 gene encoding dynein intermediate chain 2, ciliary isoform X2, which gives rise to MAPKKQKETASKSRGNLVEDEALDWLKPRALLKPDDQEDVPEADLEEEVGRVLTTINPQWVADEVAYHYGQGRFLRKARPTFGKAYPLYVYQGTAIRKDSEEAKAQIAAGYGMVGFDDAGPKRAKVKKSKAEEEEEEEPEPDTQPAEEAKPEEDAADEERPKEQVDEQEVVQPEVADEETEAVADEGGEEAATEEKEEGEAQVEEKIEIKPRVKKLANQFNFCERAALTYTFPRRSVDTQTIPPPRANYGATGLQCIIFDYYQEDYAKKQREKEEEKPKRLRKKAAKHAKSAQQIHDEQLAQRIREAWTILERLVNQNIYDDIAQDYRYWDDPSDEFREGMGSLLPLWKFQFEPMRNHAVCEVQWNPHYQDLFAVAYGSLDFTQQQKEGCLCLYSIKNPAFPEYSVITDSPIICLDVYKETPYLVCVGRYDGNVCVYNAQLTLESSYQYKSDSVRDKHSNIVWEIRWGARLIDGEASFFSISGDGRVVQWAVMPGELQATTIITLHSSVAPIPGPDGTLLTVNSCGSCICFHPEKPDIFMVGTEDGMIHTCSLKYNRNYVRSVQGHHMPVYRIHYNYFNNSIYASCSGDWRVKIWEDGRDEPLFMFELGSPVGDVKWAPYSSTVFAACTADGKVYVYDLNVNKYRPICVQAIVSKKTKKLTRIDFNRQLPIVVCGDTKGTCHVVKLSPNLRVMCKPPKKAQGIDQRSLQIMKLDKLLSLVRDPPFQTGVVDEKFDDD